In Synechococcales cyanobacterium T60_A2020_003, the genomic stretch AAGGTGTTTGCCTATACTGCTGCGCTAGAGCAGGGTATTTCCCCTAGCACGACCTATTCCTGTAGTCCTTTCGTCTGGGAAGGACAGCAGTTTAGCGGTTGCCGATCGGGTGGAGGCTCGATGGATATGTATACAGGGCTAGCCCTATCAGAAAATGTGGTCGCGCTACGGATTGCTCAGGATGTGGGACTGGGCGATGTGGTTCGCGCGGCAAAGCGGATGGGAATTGACTCCGAGCTAAATCCAGTTCCGGGCTTAATTTTGGGGCAAAGCGAAGTGACCTTGATGGAAATGACAGGAGCGTTTGCCGTGTACGCCAACGAGGGCGTGAGCAATCGCCCTCACACCATCAACCGGATTCTCGACAGTAGCGATTGCGAAAATCCTGACGATCGGTCAACGTGTCGCGTCATTTATGACTACGAGCGGGATGCCGAAGCCAACGTGCCTGTTCTCGATCCGGCGATCGCCCAAACAATGACGACCTTATTACAGGGGGTGATCAGTAGCGGCACAGGGCGAAATGCCTATCTGGGTCTCGGAGAAGCTGGCAAAACCGGAACCACGAACGACAACGTTGATATGTGGTTTATTGGCTACGTTCCTCAATATTCCCTGACAACAGGCATTTGGCTGGGGAATGATGAAATTGTACCCACCTCTGGCAGCGGCGCCCAAGCCGCACAAATTTGGGGAGACTATATGAAACGGATACTGCCCTAGGCGATCGCCTAAATCCATAGACAAAAATCTATCCGTACTCCAACTTTCTTCCCTGGTCATGCCAGAATCTGCGGAAATTTTATAAAGTTTTATTTGAAATGTTAGGAGGCTACTACTGCGATCGCTTGATCCTTGGGCTATGATTGCAGCAATGTAGCGTGTAGGCGGAACTTTAGGATCTGCACCAGCAGGCTTAGAGTTCTCAAAGTACATTTATCAATTTTCTGTTCGGAGACGATCGTGACTATCTACGTTGGCAACCTGTCTTTCCAGGCAACTGAAGAAGACTTGTGGGAGGTATTCGCGGAATACGGTGAGGTTTCCCGGATCAGCCTTCCCACTGATCGAGAGACGGGGAAAAAGCGCGGCTTTGCTTTTGTTGAAATGAAGGACGAAGCCAATGAGGATCGAGTAATTTCAGAGCTTGACGGGGCTGAATGGCTGGGTCGTGAGCTTAAAGTGAACAAGGCAAAACCTCGCGAGCGTCGGTAGTTTCGACGAGTTCATCATCAGTTGGTTTTTGCGTTCCAGGGTAAGGGACGCAGTTAGCACCATCAGGAGTGCTGGGTTCAGCATTCTGGGTTCATGTCTCGTTCTCGATTAGCTCTGCTCATCGGCGGCGGCATTGTGATGCTGATCATGATGCTGTGGCTAGCGGTCACCTTAGCCCAAATCTATGCAAGCATTGCACCCACTTCGCCCATGCTTGCGGCTGTGTTGGTTTGGGCAATTGTTGGCTTGTGTGTTGGCCTAATTGCGGTCGTTTTGTACGCGGTGCTAGGGCTACGGCGTACCTCAACACGGAAGCGCCAACGGCGATCGCACCTTTCAAGTCCTGCTGCTTCAAGTGAAGCAGCAGTCTTTTCGCTGGATGCTATTCATCAACAGGTTCAAGGTATTGAGGATCAGATTGCCCAGGAAGCCCTGCTGGAGCGATCGCAAGAAATTGAGGCACAGCTTGCCCGTGGTGATCTGACGGTGGTCGTATTTGGTACGGGGTCGGCAGGTAAAACGTCGCTTGTGAACGCTGTTTTAGGACGCATTGCCGGACAAGTCGGTGCGTCGATGGGCACTACCCAGGTTTTTCAAGCCTACAAGCTTCGCCTCAAGGGATTGCAACGCACTATTCAGCTCATCGACACTCCCGGCATTTTGGAAGTTGGGGTTCAGGGATCGGATCGGGAAACTCAGGCTCGGACATTGGCGACAGAAGCGGTGATGCTACTGTTCGTGGTGGATGGCGATTTGCGGCAATCGGAATATCAACTCTTGCGATCGCTCCTGGACATGGGCAAGCGGGTACTGATTGTCCTGAACAAAACCGACCTGTACCCGCCGGACGATCGAGACACGCTGCGGCAACGGCTGTACGAGTACGGGCAGGATCGCCTTTCTCCTGACGATGTGGTGGCGATCGCCGCAAATCCAGCACCCGTTCAGCTTGACACCGGGGAAACCGTGCAGCCGGAGCCTAATATTGTGCCGTTGCTTCGCCGCATGGCCACCGTCCTCCGCACCGAAGGCGAAGACTTAATTGCCGATAATATTCTGCTCCAATCGCAGCGATTAACCGAAGAAACGCGGCGCATCTTGACCGAACAGCGGCGACGACAGGCCGAGAAAGTGGTCGATCGCTTTCAGTGGGTGGGGGCTGGGGTTTTGGCGGTGACGCTGTTACCGGGCGTAGACCTGTTGGCCGCTGCCGCCGTAAATGCCCAGATGGTAGTGGAATTGGGCAAGATCTACGGGTGTGACCTTGATTTGGACAGTGGCAAAGAACTGGCGGTTTCCCTAGCCAAAACCATGATTGGGCTGGGGGTTCTTAAAGGGGCGATCGAAATTTTCTCCCTCGCCTTACAGACCAATGCCGGAACCTTCGTGATTGGGCGAGCCATCCAGGGCATCACCACAGCCTATCTCACCCGCATTGCGGGCAAAAGCTTTATTGAATATTTTGAAAATGATCAGGACTGGGGCGATGGCGGCATGAGCGAAGTCGTGCAAGAGCAGTTCCAACTCAATCGCCGCGATGAGTTTATTCGCCTATTTGTGAAAGAAGCGGTCGATCGGGTGCTAATTCCTCTGACCAATGCGGAGGATTCATCTGCCGATCAAGCCTCGCAGCGATAGTGAATTATGGCGTATCCCAGGGCTTGCCTTTGAAACCGAGATCTCGTCATCCAAAAACTCGGTGACCTCTTCAGGAATTGGGGTGATCACGCCTGTAGAGATCCGTAGGACAGTCCTGGCTAATGGTTCAACTCGCATTTTGGTGTAATAGTCCACCTTCGCTTAGCAACTCTCCCATCCAAATGGCTAAGAAATTAAAGAAAAGTTTACATCTGGAACTTTTTTTACTGTTACTTGTTCCTGAATCTTGGGAATACTAGCCGTAAGCAGTAATACAACCACAGATTAATTTTAGAGCTGTTTACTCCCGTCCAGATTGAACCCTAGGTTAAATTTGGAACCACTCACGAACTCACGTTTGCTGCCATCAGTGGAGTTAGGTCGCTCTCCTTTCTCATACTCCTGATGCAGTTTGTCACCCTACCTGGAGCTACTGAGACGACGATTATGCCAGCTAACGCATTTGACGCCTCCTATGATGATCTCTCTAACACCTCCAGCTTTGATGCGGATCTACCTCCCAACTTCTCCGCAGAATCTCTGGATGCCGATCTGCTGGAACTAGAACGAGAGCAAGCCGCTGGTGCCTCCGCCACGAAAGGAGTGAGTCGCCGTACTACCGACTTAGTCAGAATTTACCTACAAGAAATTGGGCGAGTCCGCCTACTTGGGCGCGATGAAGAAGTGGCTGAGGCTCAGAGAGTCCAGCGATATATGGGGTTGCTAGACTTACGGCAAGAGGCTGCGGAATCCGATCCGGTGATGCAGCGTTATGTCGATTTAGTGAATATCTGCGATCGCCTGAAGGTGATGCTGG encodes the following:
- a CDS encoding RNA-binding protein, which gives rise to MTIYVGNLSFQATEEDLWEVFAEYGEVSRISLPTDRETGKKRGFAFVEMKDEANEDRVISELDGAEWLGRELKVNKAKPRERR
- a CDS encoding DUF697 domain-containing protein, giving the protein MSRSRLALLIGGGIVMLIMMLWLAVTLAQIYASIAPTSPMLAAVLVWAIVGLCVGLIAVVLYAVLGLRRTSTRKRQRRSHLSSPAASSEAAVFSLDAIHQQVQGIEDQIAQEALLERSQEIEAQLARGDLTVVVFGTGSAGKTSLVNAVLGRIAGQVGASMGTTQVFQAYKLRLKGLQRTIQLIDTPGILEVGVQGSDRETQARTLATEAVMLLFVVDGDLRQSEYQLLRSLLDMGKRVLIVLNKTDLYPPDDRDTLRQRLYEYGQDRLSPDDVVAIAANPAPVQLDTGETVQPEPNIVPLLRRMATVLRTEGEDLIADNILLQSQRLTEETRRILTEQRRRQAEKVVDRFQWVGAGVLAVTLLPGVDLLAAAAVNAQMVVELGKIYGCDLDLDSGKELAVSLAKTMIGLGVLKGAIEIFSLALQTNAGTFVIGRAIQGITTAYLTRIAGKSFIEYFENDQDWGDGGMSEVVQEQFQLNRRDEFIRLFVKEAVDRVLIPLTNAEDSSADQASQR